One window from the genome of Candidatus Rickettsiella isopodorum encodes:
- the secA gene encoding preprotein translocase subunit SecA, whose amino-acid sequence MISTLLSKFIPSRNQRLLKQFEKTVIAINALEPSMQSLSDTQLQAKTFEFKVRLKEGCSLDELLIEAFAVVRETSTRVLGLRHFDVQLIGGMVLHSGKIAEMRTGEGKTLVATLPAYLNALSGLGVHIVTVNDYLAKRDAEWMRPVYNFLGLSTGVIVSDLPLPERQAAYAADITYGTNNEFGFDYLRDNMAFSLAEKSQRILNFAIVDEVDSILIDEARTPLIISGASEESSELYIKINQIIPKLVLRKEEDGPGDFYLDEKAKQAYLTEEGHQKLEELLVKQGLLNSGENLYHLTNIGLMHHVYAALRAHYLFQRDIDYIVQNNQVIIVDEHTGRLMSGRRWSDGLHQAVEAKEKANIQNENQTLASITFQNYFRLYHKLAGMTGTADTEAYEFQQIYNLEVVVIPTHLPVSRQDLADQIFLTKDEKFNAIIDDIKACQARKQPVLVGTASIETSEYLSQLLQKENIPHQVLNAKFHEKEAQIIAEAGRPGTVTIATNMAGRGTDIVLGGNLKAELAALPSGSSAKEITQHKLNWQKKHDEVIAAGGLHIIGSERHESRRIDNQLRGRSGRQGDPGSSRFYLSLQDNLMRIFASDRVAMIMQKIGMQPGEAIEHRWITRAIENAQRKVEGRNFDVRKQLLEFDNVANEQRKVIYEQRNELLATEDISPVINNLWTDVIYSAIEHSIPPQSLEEQWNISNLKNQLKQDFCLDLPIDTWLEDPNCLEENLREKILLAAQNAYAEKENLFGSPTLRQVEKTLMLQTLDTLWKDHLAAMDHLRQGIHLRGYAQKNPKQEYKRESFLLFAELLEQLKYQIISLLSCLQIRTPEDAERLEEQRRQQMPQLLDFQHQDLLAADETSLTNETASTLSTRNTNKTGRNDPCPCDSGKKYKHCHGKIN is encoded by the coding sequence ATGATTTCTACGCTTTTAAGTAAATTTATTCCTAGCCGTAATCAACGACTACTCAAACAATTTGAAAAAACTGTGATTGCGATAAATGCGCTAGAACCCAGCATGCAAAGCTTATCCGATACGCAACTGCAAGCTAAAACTTTCGAATTTAAAGTTCGTTTAAAAGAGGGTTGTTCTTTAGATGAATTGCTAATAGAAGCATTTGCTGTCGTGCGTGAAACGAGTACTCGGGTGTTAGGTTTGCGTCATTTCGACGTACAATTAATTGGTGGTATGGTTTTACATAGCGGAAAAATTGCTGAAATGCGTACCGGCGAAGGTAAAACCTTAGTCGCAACTCTACCTGCTTATCTGAATGCGTTAAGTGGTTTAGGCGTGCACATCGTTACTGTCAACGACTATTTAGCCAAACGCGACGCGGAATGGATGAGACCAGTCTATAATTTTCTAGGGTTAAGTACGGGGGTTATCGTATCCGATCTTCCACTTCCTGAGCGTCAAGCTGCTTACGCGGCTGATATTACCTATGGTACCAATAACGAATTTGGTTTTGATTACCTACGCGATAATATGGCTTTTTCTTTGGCAGAGAAATCACAACGCATTTTAAACTTTGCCATTGTCGATGAAGTGGATTCCATCTTAATCGATGAAGCACGCACTCCATTAATTATTTCAGGAGCCAGTGAAGAAAGTTCTGAACTTTATATCAAAATCAATCAAATTATACCTAAACTCGTTTTAAGAAAAGAAGAAGACGGTCCTGGCGATTTTTATCTCGATGAAAAAGCGAAACAAGCCTATTTAACAGAAGAAGGACATCAAAAATTAGAAGAGTTATTAGTAAAACAAGGTTTATTAAATTCCGGTGAAAATTTATACCATCTCACTAATATTGGCCTGATGCATCATGTTTATGCGGCACTACGTGCACATTATTTATTCCAACGTGACATCGATTATATCGTGCAAAATAATCAAGTGATCATTGTCGATGAACATACTGGCCGTTTAATGTCGGGTCGACGCTGGTCTGATGGTTTACACCAAGCGGTTGAAGCCAAAGAAAAAGCAAACATTCAAAACGAAAATCAAACGTTAGCTTCAATTACATTTCAGAACTACTTTCGCCTGTATCATAAATTGGCGGGAATGACCGGTACAGCCGATACTGAAGCCTATGAATTCCAACAAATTTATAATTTAGAAGTTGTCGTGATTCCCACGCACTTACCGGTTTCTCGCCAAGATTTAGCCGATCAAATTTTCCTGACTAAAGACGAAAAATTTAATGCCATTATCGATGATATTAAAGCCTGTCAGGCACGTAAACAACCGGTATTAGTCGGGACTGCATCGATAGAAACATCAGAATATTTATCGCAACTTCTGCAAAAAGAAAACATTCCGCATCAAGTACTGAATGCCAAGTTTCACGAAAAAGAAGCACAAATTATTGCTGAAGCCGGTCGTCCTGGCACAGTAACCATTGCCACCAATATGGCTGGCCGAGGAACAGATATCGTCTTAGGTGGTAATTTAAAAGCTGAACTCGCTGCCTTACCGAGTGGTAGCTCTGCCAAAGAAATTACACAGCATAAACTCAACTGGCAAAAAAAACATGATGAAGTAATTGCCGCAGGTGGTTTACATATCATTGGTAGCGAACGACATGAATCCCGTCGTATCGATAATCAATTACGAGGTCGTTCGGGAAGACAAGGTGATCCAGGCTCTTCACGTTTTTATTTATCCTTACAAGATAATTTAATGCGGATTTTTGCATCGGATCGAGTTGCCATGATTATGCAAAAGATTGGCATGCAACCGGGCGAAGCCATTGAGCATCGCTGGATAACACGTGCTATAGAAAATGCACAACGTAAAGTTGAAGGTCGTAATTTTGATGTACGTAAACAATTATTAGAATTTGATAACGTGGCTAACGAACAACGTAAAGTAATTTATGAACAACGTAACGAGTTATTGGCTACAGAAGATATTTCACCTGTCATTAATAATTTATGGACTGATGTTATCTATAGCGCTATTGAACACTCTATTCCGCCGCAAAGTTTAGAAGAGCAATGGAATATATCCAACTTAAAAAATCAGTTGAAACAAGATTTTTGTCTAGATTTACCCATAGACACTTGGTTAGAAGATCCGAATTGTTTAGAAGAAAATCTCCGCGAAAAAATATTACTCGCCGCTCAAAACGCTTACGCTGAAAAAGAAAATTTATTTGGTTCTCCGACACTACGTCAAGTTGAAAAAACCTTAATGCTACAAACACTCGATACTTTGTGGAAAGATCATCTCGCGGCTATGGATCATTTACGCCAAGGGATACATCTGCGTGGCTATGCACAAAAAAATCCGAAACAAGAATACAAGCGCGAATCCTTTTTGTTATTTGCTGAACTTTTAGAACAGTTAAAATATCAAATCATTAGTTTACTGAGCTGTCTGCAAATAAGAACACCTGAAGATGCCGAACGCTTAGAGGAACAACGACGCCAACAAATGCCACAATTACTCGATTTTCAACATCAAGATTTACTGGCAGCCGATGAGACTTCGTTAACTAATGAAACTGCATCCACACTTAGTACGCGAAATACTAATAAAACGGGACGCAATGATCCTTGCCCTTGCGACTCTGGAAAAAAATATAAACATTGCCATGGTAAAATCAATTAA
- the map gene encoding type I methionyl aminopeptidase: MSPIIIKTPLEIDKMRIAGRLAAEVLEMIAPYVKVGVTTNQLDKICHDYIVNNQLAIPAPLNYRGFPKSICTSINHQVCHGIPSDRVLKDGDMINIDVTVIKDGYHGDTSKMFFVGKPSILAQRLSRITQEGLYKSIRLVKPGTYLGDIGACIQHFAESEGFSVVREYCGHGIGRLFHEDLQVLHYGQAGTGIQLIPGMTFTIEPMINAGKQFIKLMPDQWTVVTKDHSLSAQWEHTLLVTHTGYEVLTKRSEEQGII; the protein is encoded by the coding sequence ATGTCACCTATTATTATAAAAACTCCACTAGAAATCGATAAAATGCGTATTGCGGGTCGATTAGCGGCAGAAGTTTTAGAAATGATTGCTCCGTATGTGAAAGTGGGCGTTACAACCAATCAACTCGATAAAATCTGCCACGATTATATAGTCAATAATCAGCTGGCGATTCCTGCTCCCTTAAATTATCGTGGTTTTCCAAAATCAATTTGTACCTCTATCAATCATCAAGTTTGTCATGGCATTCCTAGCGATCGAGTACTAAAAGACGGTGATATGATTAATATTGATGTCACTGTTATTAAAGACGGTTACCATGGTGATACAAGTAAAATGTTTTTTGTCGGTAAACCTTCGATATTAGCGCAGCGTTTATCAAGAATAACGCAAGAAGGTTTATATAAGTCCATACGCTTGGTCAAACCTGGCACTTATCTGGGTGACATTGGTGCCTGCATACAACACTTTGCCGAATCAGAAGGATTTTCTGTGGTACGTGAATATTGTGGTCATGGTATTGGACGACTCTTTCATGAAGATCTGCAAGTGCTACACTATGGTCAAGCCGGTACCGGCATTCAATTAATCCCTGGCATGACTTTCACTATCGAGCCGATGATCAATGCGGGTAAGCAGTTTATTAAACTCATGCCTGACCAATGGACAGTGGTTACTAAAGATCATAGTTTGTCGGCGCAATGGGAGCACACACTACTCGTTACCCACACGGGGTATGAAGTGTTAACCAAGCGCAGCGAAGAACAAGGCATTATCTAG
- a CDS encoding efflux RND transporter periplasmic adaptor subunit, giving the protein MRFIYAILLCILIVASTASVVSYNKKAAGQPPPLLVEAIPARLEAWQKKTQAVGSLSASQGTVIKAETTGRITAIYFRSGENVKVGTPLLQLNPDILKAQLDGAKAATKLSKADYERGLTLFKKKVFAQADLDKVSASYQINLAKQAQTQALLNQTLIRAPFSGRLGLRQINLGDMIDPTKPIVDLEAINPLWVDFNLPGTEASKIAIGSKVLIHASAYPDKTFVGSIYALDSHIDNDTRSIAVRASLNNAEQKLLPGAFVDIQIEIGKPQTLFIVPETAVNTDEKGSFIYRVINHKAVKTCVNICFHKDGKMGLLSSDIHAGDQIISVGGFKVQANSVVLVEK; this is encoded by the coding sequence ATGCGCTTCATTTACGCTATTCTTCTGTGTATTTTAATTGTCGCCAGTACGGCAAGTGTCGTTTCTTATAATAAAAAAGCGGCTGGCCAGCCCCCCCCGTTATTAGTTGAGGCGATACCTGCACGCTTAGAAGCGTGGCAGAAAAAGACTCAAGCTGTCGGAAGCCTATCCGCCAGTCAAGGCACCGTCATTAAAGCAGAAACAACTGGTCGGATTACTGCCATTTATTTCCGTTCCGGTGAAAATGTTAAAGTAGGTACTCCCTTACTACAGCTTAATCCGGATATTTTAAAAGCCCAGTTAGATGGCGCCAAGGCAGCAACCAAATTAAGTAAAGCGGATTATGAACGTGGTTTAACACTTTTTAAAAAAAAGGTATTTGCACAAGCAGACCTTGATAAAGTTTCGGCAAGTTACCAAATCAATCTCGCTAAACAAGCGCAAACTCAAGCCCTTCTTAATCAAACATTAATACGTGCACCGTTCAGTGGTCGATTAGGTCTGCGTCAAATCAATTTGGGTGACATGATTGATCCTACAAAACCTATTGTCGATTTGGAAGCCATTAATCCCTTATGGGTAGATTTCAATTTACCGGGAACAGAAGCTAGCAAAATCGCTATTGGCAGTAAGGTATTGATTCACGCCAGTGCTTATCCAGATAAAACATTTGTGGGCAGTATTTATGCGTTAGATTCACACATCGATAACGACACACGCAGTATAGCGGTCCGTGCAAGTCTTAATAATGCCGAACAAAAACTACTTCCAGGTGCTTTCGTCGATATCCAAATAGAAATCGGCAAACCACAAACATTATTTATCGTCCCAGAAACCGCCGTTAATACGGATGAAAAAGGTAGCTTTATATATCGCGTCATTAATCATAAAGCAGTTAAAACATGTGTCAATATCTGTTTTCACAAAGATGGAAAAATGGGTTTATTAAGTAGTGATATTCATGCCGGTGATCAGATCATTAGTGTGGGTGGCTTTAAAGTACAAGCAAACTCTGTCGTCTTAGTTGAGAAATAA
- a CDS encoding efflux RND transporter permease subunit — MQFTELFIRKPILSIVLSLFILLVGFKAFLSLPIRLYPSISPSVINIQTTYPGAPAQLMESFVTTPLENALGGIEGIDIMHSSSKQSISQITLQFKLGYDLTKAMTNVSNAIASVRKQLPKAVLDPVINTKDPDANPTLFISFSSDTLSLPAITDYLTRVIQPQLQTIPGVSQAQIFGDNNYALRIWLDPIKMTAHQITASDIITALQQNNIQSASGSLITPNQIININTNTDIRTVAELNNLVIQKQNNYLVRLSDVGQAVLGVESDESSANVNGNKQSVIMGIVPLSTANPLDVSKVVIALLPTLEKSAPADIKIHLVWNTSKFIAASLHDVKKTIFEACLFVFCILFLFLANFRAGLIPLVTIPLSLMGVCTAMWALGYTLNVLTFLAWVLGIGLVVDDAIVVLENIHRHINLGKTPENAAIIGTKEIGFAIIAMTLTLAAVYAPIGFINDMTGLLFREFAFTLAAAVIISGFIALTLSPMMCAKLLKSEQQASRFSLKIDLFFKITITAYKKYLLLAINHRNIILGMGVVVYLVCFGLFKTLPSELAPQEDQGLIISTATGPTSANLAYMEKYMAKIQAIYQSTPEIATYITLIGMPITNNALSFLILKPWQERSKTSIDIIQTLFKRFSRVTGLQTFAFNPHALPGATGHAPLMFVLKSTASYKTLYQLSKKLQLAITKNNPRILGLQSDLKMDANQIQLNIDRDKANSSDISMSDIANSLNILIGAPQASLVNWNGRSYQVIPQLYPNFMRTDQQLKLINVRGQNNKLIPLANFVHIENSSTALSLNRFQQLRAVTFSANLSPGYTIGAAVNYLKTLTQKILPHNVQIDFSGETRQFIQAGNNMEQTFLFALLFIFLVLAAQFESFRAPLIILIAVPLSLTGALLALYLTHGSLNIYTQIGLITLIGLITKHGILIVEFARQLQKNRTISVKEAAIEAASLRLRPIFMTTATMLLAAVPLALAHGPGSHARNQLGWVILGGMSLGTLFTLFILPVVYTLAYHSKPSPDKINEKEDETTETIIANE; from the coding sequence ATGCAATTCACAGAACTTTTTATCCGAAAACCGATATTAAGTATTGTTTTAAGTTTATTTATTTTGCTAGTCGGTTTTAAAGCATTTTTATCCTTGCCTATACGCTTATATCCTTCTATATCTCCTTCTGTCATTAACATACAAACCACTTATCCAGGTGCGCCTGCCCAATTAATGGAAAGTTTTGTTACTACCCCTCTAGAAAATGCTTTAGGCGGTATTGAAGGGATAGATATTATGCATTCTTCAAGCAAACAAAGTATTAGCCAAATCACCCTACAATTTAAACTCGGTTATGACCTCACTAAAGCGATGACTAATGTCAGTAATGCGATTGCTTCCGTACGAAAACAACTGCCAAAAGCAGTTTTAGATCCCGTTATCAATACCAAAGATCCGGATGCGAATCCAACACTTTTTATTTCATTTTCTAGTGATACGTTAAGTCTTCCTGCAATAACTGATTATCTAACACGTGTTATTCAACCTCAACTACAAACTATTCCTGGTGTCAGTCAAGCACAAATATTCGGGGATAATAATTATGCGTTGCGAATCTGGCTCGATCCAATAAAAATGACCGCTCACCAGATAACGGCGAGTGATATTATCACTGCGTTACAGCAAAATAATATTCAATCGGCTTCCGGATCACTGATTACTCCTAATCAAATCATTAATATCAATACCAATACGGATATACGTACTGTAGCTGAGTTAAATAATTTAGTTATCCAAAAACAAAATAACTATTTAGTGCGTTTGTCCGATGTGGGTCAAGCTGTTCTTGGTGTCGAATCCGATGAAAGCAGCGCCAATGTGAATGGGAATAAACAATCAGTCATTATGGGCATCGTGCCTCTTAGCACTGCTAACCCTTTAGATGTTTCCAAAGTGGTAATCGCACTGTTACCTACATTAGAAAAATCAGCTCCAGCCGATATAAAAATTCATTTAGTGTGGAATACTTCAAAATTTATTGCTGCATCCTTACATGATGTTAAAAAAACTATTTTTGAAGCCTGTTTATTTGTATTTTGCATCCTCTTTTTATTTCTTGCTAATTTTCGCGCAGGTTTAATTCCATTGGTCACAATCCCTTTATCGTTAATGGGTGTGTGTACCGCGATGTGGGCCTTAGGATACACCTTAAACGTATTAACCTTTTTAGCGTGGGTGTTAGGAATTGGATTAGTCGTGGATGATGCGATTGTAGTGCTAGAAAATATTCATCGTCATATTAACTTAGGAAAAACACCGGAAAACGCCGCCATCATTGGCACCAAAGAAATTGGATTTGCCATCATTGCCATGACGTTAACCTTAGCAGCCGTTTATGCACCGATTGGTTTTATCAACGATATGACCGGTTTATTATTTCGTGAATTTGCTTTTACTTTAGCTGCAGCGGTCATTATTTCAGGTTTCATTGCTTTAACCTTATCACCGATGATGTGTGCTAAGCTTTTAAAATCTGAGCAGCAAGCCTCTCGTTTTAGCTTAAAAATCGATCTTTTTTTTAAGATCACAATAACCGCTTATAAAAAATATTTACTTTTAGCGATAAATCATCGAAATATCATTTTAGGTATGGGTGTAGTCGTTTATCTTGTTTGTTTCGGATTATTTAAAACCTTACCTAGCGAATTAGCTCCACAAGAAGATCAAGGTCTTATTATAAGTACAGCAACGGGACCCACCTCTGCTAACCTAGCCTATATGGAAAAATATATGGCTAAAATTCAAGCCATCTATCAATCCACTCCTGAGATAGCTACTTATATTACGTTAATAGGAATGCCTATCACCAATAACGCACTCTCTTTTTTAATTTTAAAACCTTGGCAGGAACGAAGTAAAACAAGTATCGACATTATTCAAACTTTATTTAAGCGTTTTTCTAGGGTTACTGGTCTACAAACATTTGCATTTAATCCCCATGCTCTACCTGGTGCTACGGGTCATGCGCCTCTGATGTTTGTTCTTAAAAGTACCGCCAGCTATAAGACCCTGTATCAACTCAGTAAAAAACTTCAGTTAGCCATTACCAAAAATAATCCTCGTATTTTAGGTTTACAATCGGATCTCAAAATGGATGCGAATCAAATTCAACTTAATATTGATAGAGACAAAGCCAATTCGTCAGATATTTCGATGAGCGATATCGCTAATAGTTTAAATATATTGATCGGCGCTCCACAAGCGAGTTTAGTTAACTGGAATGGTCGTAGTTATCAAGTAATTCCCCAATTATATCCAAATTTTATGCGTACTGATCAACAGCTGAAACTCATCAACGTACGTGGACAAAATAACAAATTGATTCCCTTAGCTAATTTCGTTCATATAGAAAATTCTTCTACCGCCTTAAGTCTCAATCGTTTTCAACAATTACGCGCTGTGACCTTTAGCGCTAATCTTTCCCCAGGTTATACCATTGGTGCTGCTGTTAACTATTTAAAAACTTTGACACAGAAAATTCTTCCTCATAACGTACAAATTGATTTTTCTGGAGAAACTCGTCAATTTATACAAGCAGGAAATAACATGGAGCAAACCTTTTTGTTTGCTTTGTTATTTATTTTTCTGGTCCTTGCAGCTCAATTCGAAAGTTTCCGTGCTCCTTTGATTATACTTATTGCAGTGCCATTATCACTCACAGGCGCTTTATTAGCACTTTATTTAACCCATGGCAGTTTAAATATTTATACGCAGATTGGTTTAATTACTTTAATTGGGCTCATTACTAAGCATGGTATTTTAATCGTGGAATTCGCCCGACAATTACAAAAAAATCGAACTATTTCTGTAAAAGAAGCCGCCATTGAAGCCGCTTCATTACGTTTACGTCCTATTTTTATGACGACAGCGACCATGTTACTTGCAGCAGTCCCATTGGCGCTTGCGCATGGTCCCGGTAGTCATGCGCGCAATCAATTAGGTTGGGTTATTTTGGGAGGAATGTCTCTTGGTACTCTTTTCACCTTATTTATTTTGCCGGTAGTCTATACTTTGGCTTATCATTCCAAACCAAGTCCTGATAAAATTAATGAAAAAGAAGATGAAACAACTGAAACGATCATTGCCAACGAGTAA
- the dapD gene encoding 2,3,4,5-tetrahydropyridine-2,6-dicarboxylate N-succinyltransferase: MTPLKTIIEKTYQTINVINAETIDNASKSAVLEVIDLLDKGKLRVAEKKHHQWLVHTWIKEAILLSFRIAKNELLDAGYTHYFDKIPLKFAHYDKQQFQRQGLRIVPNASVRQGAYIAKNTILMPSFVNIGAYIDEGSMIDTWATVGSCAQIGKNVHLSGGVGIGGVLEPLQAKPTIIEDNCFIGARSEVVEGVIVEENSVIGMGVFIGSNTPIYNRKTDEIIYGHVPAGSVVLAGSLPSKTGHCHLNCAVIIKQIDERTRAKVAINELLRDS, from the coding sequence ATGACGCCATTAAAAACCATTATCGAAAAAACTTATCAAACTATAAATGTAATTAATGCTGAAACGATTGATAACGCAAGTAAATCAGCAGTTCTAGAAGTTATTGATTTACTTGATAAAGGTAAATTGCGAGTCGCTGAAAAAAAACATCATCAATGGTTAGTTCATACCTGGATAAAAGAAGCTATTTTATTATCTTTTCGAATCGCTAAGAATGAATTACTGGATGCAGGCTATACACATTATTTTGATAAAATCCCATTAAAATTTGCACATTACGATAAACAACAATTTCAACGACAGGGTTTACGTATCGTACCCAATGCGAGTGTCCGACAAGGTGCTTATATTGCTAAAAATACGATCCTCATGCCGTCATTTGTTAATATAGGTGCTTATATCGATGAAGGAAGCATGATCGACACCTGGGCAACGGTTGGTTCCTGCGCACAAATTGGCAAAAATGTTCATTTATCTGGCGGTGTCGGAATCGGTGGCGTATTAGAGCCGCTACAAGCCAAACCAACTATTATTGAAGATAATTGTTTTATTGGTGCACGTTCTGAAGTGGTAGAAGGTGTCATAGTTGAAGAAAATAGTGTCATTGGGATGGGTGTTTTTATTGGAAGTAATACGCCTATTTATAATCGGAAAACAGACGAAATCATTTACGGTCATGTCCCCGCAGGCTCGGTAGTGCTCGCTGGAAGCCTTCCCTCTAAAACGGGACATTGTCATCTCAATTGTGCAGTTATTATCAAACAAATTGACGAACGAACCCGAGCCAAGGTTGCAATTAATGAATTACTTAGAGATAGTTAA
- a CDS encoding DUF4440 domain-containing protein: MRKKSIFTTVLLLSSLLTTSTIMAMSSTNHIACVKTNEQEIAALFDRWNASLKTRNPIKVNANYMENAILLATISNKPRVNNTERIAYFKGFLSKHPVGKIDSRTIKIGCNKAIDTGLYTFTLKDGKKVHSRYTFTYHWNGHKWLISSHHSSVLPEDIK, encoded by the coding sequence ATGCGTAAGAAGTCTATTTTTACAACTGTTTTATTATTAAGCAGCTTATTAACAACCTCTACCATTATGGCTATGAGCTCAACTAACCATATTGCTTGTGTTAAAACTAACGAACAAGAAATAGCTGCTTTATTTGATCGCTGGAACGCATCCCTCAAAACAAGAAACCCGATTAAAGTTAATGCTAATTATATGGAAAACGCGATATTATTGGCCACCATATCGAATAAGCCCCGAGTAAATAATACAGAGCGGATTGCTTATTTTAAAGGTTTTTTAAGTAAACATCCGGTTGGAAAAATCGATTCTCGTACCATAAAGATAGGCTGTAATAAAGCTATAGATACCGGTTTATATACTTTTACCTTAAAAGATGGAAAAAAGGTTCACTCGCGTTATACATTTACTTATCATTGGAATGGGCACAAATGGCTGATTTCATCTCATCATTCATCTGTATTACCAGAAGATATTAAATAA
- the secG gene encoding preprotein translocase subunit SecG, producing MLQQFLVLMHVIISIALIALVLIQQGKGAELGATFGSAASQTVFGSQGSGSFLLKLTGLLALLFFVTSLSLGYVAGHTRKQDPIQKLASMAQQLPSTINKTNNIALTEKKNLPLNKNSGKSTFEHKQSYPLPSEFS from the coding sequence ATGTTACAGCAGTTTTTAGTTTTAATGCACGTTATTATTTCGATAGCATTGATTGCTTTGGTTTTAATACAACAAGGTAAAGGTGCCGAGTTAGGTGCAACATTTGGAAGCGCTGCTTCACAGACAGTCTTTGGCAGTCAAGGATCAGGGTCTTTTTTACTTAAATTAACCGGTTTACTGGCATTATTATTTTTTGTTACCAGTCTTAGTTTAGGTTATGTAGCGGGGCATACTAGGAAACAGGATCCCATCCAAAAATTAGCTAGTATGGCTCAACAATTGCCATCCACAATTAATAAAACTAATAATATAGCATTGACAGAAAAGAAAAATTTACCTTTAAACAAAAATTCAGGAAAATCAACTTTCGAGCATAAACAATCTTATCCCTTACCCTCTGAATTTTCTTAA
- the tpiA gene encoding triose-phosphate isomerase produces the protein MRKQYVIGNWKMHGSKTFVTELLSNIKEFVQKNQSNVNIIVCPPYVFLDQTQIMLKKSQLQWGGQNMAAEQEGPYTGEISTLMLYEFGCRYVLLGHSERRQLYGETNAQIAKKFNLAIKSGLTPILCVGETLAERQANQTHAILQTQLEKIVDYGSDVLKRAIIAYEPVWAIGTGLSAQPEQAQEVHQFLREYIKFLGSDLAQELPILYGGSVKVSNAEALFQMPDIDGGLIGGASLDAVEFLHIYRILVSIADRKV, from the coding sequence ATGCGCAAACAATATGTCATCGGCAATTGGAAGATGCATGGTAGCAAGACTTTCGTGACTGAATTGTTAAGCAACATTAAGGAGTTTGTACAAAAAAATCAATCAAACGTAAACATAATTGTGTGTCCCCCTTATGTTTTCCTTGATCAAACGCAAATAATGCTAAAAAAAAGCCAGCTGCAATGGGGCGGACAAAATATGGCTGCCGAGCAAGAAGGTCCCTACACGGGTGAGATATCGACGTTGATGCTATACGAATTTGGTTGTCGATATGTTTTATTAGGTCATTCAGAACGACGTCAATTATATGGAGAAACGAATGCCCAAATCGCAAAAAAATTTAATTTAGCTATAAAATCTGGATTGACTCCTATTCTTTGTGTGGGTGAGACATTAGCGGAACGTCAAGCCAATCAAACCCACGCCATATTGCAAACCCAACTAGAAAAAATAGTGGATTATGGTAGCGATGTTTTAAAACGAGCTATTATCGCTTATGAGCCTGTTTGGGCTATTGGCACAGGATTGTCAGCCCAACCTGAGCAAGCCCAAGAAGTACACCAATTTTTACGTGAGTACATTAAATTTTTGGGCTCGGATCTTGCACAAGAATTACCTATCCTGTATGGTGGCAGCGTTAAAGTCAGCAATGCGGAAGCTTTGTTCCAGATGCCTGATATTGATGGTGGGCTGATTGGTGGAGCATCATTAGATGCGGTAGAGTTTTTGCATATTTATAGAATACTTGTTTCAATAGCAGATCGTAAAGTTTAA